A genome region from Brooklawnia propionicigenes includes the following:
- a CDS encoding decaprenylphospho-beta-D-erythro-pentofuranosid-2-ulose 2-reductase — MRILLLGGASELGLAIVGELMADQPADVVLAGRPGSRHREAAIESIREAGAASVRWLDFDAADPAGHPAVIQAAFDQPVDVAIVAFGVLDDPTTWLDHAATVRLAQTNYVGALSVGALLAQQMRAQGHGQIIALSSVAGERTRRSNFVYGSSKAGMDGYYLQLGVALKDSGVNVLVVRPGAVNGRMTAGRRRVPMSVTPQQVARATVEAMRRGKAMIRVPAGFGPLMAVYRNLPAGLASRLF, encoded by the coding sequence ATGAGAATCCTGTTGCTCGGCGGGGCCAGCGAGCTCGGCTTGGCAATCGTCGGCGAACTGATGGCCGACCAGCCTGCAGATGTCGTGCTGGCCGGCCGTCCCGGCTCCCGGCATCGGGAAGCAGCCATCGAATCCATCCGGGAAGCCGGCGCGGCCTCGGTGCGATGGCTGGACTTCGATGCTGCCGATCCCGCCGGGCACCCGGCGGTCATTCAGGCGGCCTTCGACCAGCCGGTGGACGTGGCGATCGTGGCTTTCGGCGTGCTGGACGACCCCACGACCTGGCTCGATCATGCGGCGACGGTGCGGCTCGCCCAGACCAACTACGTCGGTGCACTCAGTGTGGGCGCCCTGCTCGCTCAGCAGATGCGTGCGCAGGGCCACGGCCAGATCATCGCATTGAGCTCGGTGGCGGGGGAGCGCACCCGGCGCTCGAACTTCGTCTACGGCTCGTCGAAGGCGGGCATGGACGGCTACTATCTGCAGCTTGGGGTGGCCCTCAAGGACTCCGGGGTGAACGTGCTGGTGGTTCGTCCAGGGGCAGTGAATGGACGCATGACCGCCGGCCGCAGGCGGGTGCCGATGTCGGTCACTCCGCAGCAGGTGGCGCGGGCCACCGTGGAGGCGATGCGACGGGGCAAGGCGATGATCCGTGTGCCCGCCGGTTTCGGGCCGCTGATGGCGGTCTACCGCAATCTTCCCGCGGGCCTGGCCAGCCGCTTGTTCTGA
- a CDS encoding bifunctional [glutamine synthetase] adenylyltransferase/[glutamine synthetase]-adenylyl-L-tyrosine phosphorylase has translation MSGRTSTAVGDLARRGFSDASRAQQMVDAIVARHPACTDPDGLLDILAGAADPDLALQGISALDESATDLAGEIFIDEDWLVRLVTVLGGSQALNQFVRAHPGATQVIRTPPRRLKAADLRAAMLEAVVGAGSWADDLIVDDPAAPDRLRLANKYQLLRIATRDLCHPRPVEIVDDVAGELADLADAVMGLALACARSQVPGQEKTRLGVVGLGKCGARELNYLSDIDVLYVAEPADDQLGVEDAMQIGTKLAAAMTRVCSAHSGAGTIWQVDAALRPDGNAGPLVRTLASHRFYYEKWAKNWEFQAMLKARPMAGDLQLAQDFVDMVSPMVWQVGGQPNYMTETQAMRQRVVNLIPARERDREIKLGAGGLRDVEFSVQVLQLVHGRADERLRTTATLPSLARLVEHGYIGRADGTNLDESYRFMRVLEHREQLFRLRRTHLMPDDPTDLRRLARQMGLDDGEKLWDLWRHVARHVKRLQQRVFYSPLLEAVSKLSSDELKLSPEAASDRLRALGFSDPRAALRHIEALTTGLNRTAEIQRQLMPAMLGWFSDGPNPDLGLLSFRRLSEEMSSTSWYMRALRDEGWMAERLAKILSTSRYISDLLRRDPAVAQLLVSDEISKPRSREDLNDSMLKIVERHSESPEPAINAVRSLRLRELFRLAAGDVLGTMELADVGRGLSDLTGASVDAALRIAMGADGPRVPIGIVAMGSWGGGEMGYSSDGDAMFVVGDECEPDDLAWAEKVIARMRALLWGPGPEPALVIDADLRPDGRNGPMVRRLGSYLSYYRRWSDTWESQALLRASFGAGDRELVDRLLEGITFRRYPADGINPTQVAAIRQLKGRMERERTRRGAATENLKLGPGGLSDIEWTVQLLQLQHAGQMPKLRVPGTQDALEVARKTMLISDTDAEALSVAWQLASQLRNKAMLVRGRPSDLLPSDPRETASVATLLGYEHAQASQLMDAWAKAARHASQVVGRLFWGLNR, from the coding sequence ATGAGCGGACGCACCAGCACCGCGGTCGGTGACCTCGCCCGGCGCGGCTTCAGCGACGCAAGCCGCGCGCAGCAGATGGTGGACGCCATCGTCGCCCGGCATCCGGCGTGCACCGATCCCGATGGACTGCTCGACATCTTGGCCGGCGCCGCCGATCCCGATCTGGCACTGCAAGGCATCTCCGCGCTCGACGAGTCTGCCACTGATCTGGCCGGCGAGATCTTCATCGACGAAGACTGGCTGGTGCGCCTGGTAACCGTGCTGGGCGGCAGCCAGGCCCTCAATCAGTTCGTCCGAGCTCATCCCGGCGCTACGCAGGTCATCCGGACTCCTCCGCGCCGGCTCAAGGCCGCCGACCTTCGGGCCGCGATGCTGGAGGCTGTCGTGGGCGCGGGCAGTTGGGCGGACGATCTGATCGTGGACGACCCGGCGGCCCCCGATCGGCTGCGGCTGGCGAACAAGTACCAGCTGCTGCGGATCGCCACTCGCGATCTCTGCCATCCACGACCTGTCGAGATCGTGGACGATGTGGCCGGCGAGCTGGCTGATCTGGCCGACGCGGTCATGGGTCTGGCGCTGGCGTGCGCCCGTTCTCAGGTGCCCGGCCAGGAGAAGACCCGGCTCGGGGTGGTGGGGCTGGGCAAATGCGGCGCACGCGAGTTGAACTACCTGTCCGATATCGATGTGCTCTATGTCGCCGAGCCGGCTGACGACCAGCTCGGCGTCGAGGACGCCATGCAGATCGGCACGAAACTGGCAGCCGCGATGACTCGCGTGTGTTCGGCACATTCCGGGGCGGGCACGATCTGGCAGGTGGACGCGGCCCTGCGTCCCGACGGGAACGCCGGACCGCTCGTCCGGACTCTCGCTTCGCACCGGTTCTACTACGAGAAATGGGCGAAGAACTGGGAGTTCCAGGCGATGCTCAAGGCCCGGCCGATGGCCGGTGATCTGCAACTCGCGCAGGACTTCGTCGACATGGTCTCGCCGATGGTCTGGCAGGTCGGCGGCCAGCCGAACTACATGACCGAGACTCAGGCGATGCGCCAGCGGGTGGTCAACCTGATCCCGGCCCGCGAACGCGACCGCGAGATCAAGCTGGGGGCGGGCGGCCTGCGCGATGTGGAGTTCAGCGTCCAGGTGCTGCAGTTGGTGCATGGACGCGCCGACGAGCGGCTACGCACCACCGCGACCCTGCCGTCGCTGGCACGCCTGGTCGAACACGGGTATATCGGGCGCGCCGACGGCACCAACCTGGACGAGTCCTACCGTTTCATGCGGGTCCTGGAGCACCGCGAACAGCTCTTCCGGCTGCGTCGCACCCACCTGATGCCCGACGATCCCACGGACTTGCGGCGGTTGGCCCGCCAGATGGGCCTCGATGACGGCGAGAAACTGTGGGATCTGTGGCGTCACGTGGCCCGGCACGTCAAGCGGCTGCAGCAGCGGGTCTTCTATTCACCGCTGCTCGAGGCGGTCAGCAAGCTGTCGAGCGATGAGCTGAAGCTTTCCCCCGAAGCGGCCTCCGACCGGCTGCGGGCGCTCGGCTTCAGCGATCCACGCGCGGCGCTGCGCCATATCGAGGCGCTCACCACCGGTCTCAACCGGACCGCGGAGATTCAGCGGCAGCTGATGCCCGCGATGCTCGGCTGGTTCAGCGACGGCCCCAACCCCGACCTCGGACTGCTCAGCTTCCGCAGACTGTCCGAAGAGATGAGCTCCACCTCGTGGTACATGCGGGCGCTGCGCGATGAAGGGTGGATGGCCGAGCGGCTGGCGAAGATCTTGTCGACCAGCCGGTACATCAGCGATCTGCTGCGCCGCGATCCGGCGGTTGCTCAACTTCTGGTCAGCGACGAGATCAGTAAGCCGCGAAGCCGCGAGGATCTCAACGATTCGATGCTCAAGATCGTCGAACGGCACAGCGAATCACCCGAACCGGCGATCAACGCGGTCCGGTCCTTGCGACTGCGGGAGCTGTTCCGGCTCGCAGCCGGCGATGTGCTCGGCACCATGGAACTCGCCGATGTCGGGCGTGGCCTCAGCGATCTCACGGGGGCGAGCGTGGACGCCGCCCTGCGCATCGCGATGGGCGCAGACGGACCGCGGGTACCGATCGGCATCGTGGCCATGGGCAGCTGGGGCGGCGGCGAGATGGGCTACTCATCCGACGGTGATGCGATGTTCGTCGTCGGTGACGAGTGCGAGCCCGACGACCTGGCCTGGGCCGAGAAAGTCATCGCCCGGATGCGGGCGCTGCTGTGGGGTCCCGGTCCCGAACCCGCGCTGGTCATCGACGCCGATCTTCGCCCGGACGGACGCAACGGCCCGATGGTCCGCCGGCTCGGCAGCTATCTGAGCTACTACCGGCGCTGGAGCGACACCTGGGAGTCTCAGGCTCTGCTGCGCGCGAGCTTCGGGGCGGGCGATCGCGAGCTGGTCGATCGGCTGCTGGAGGGCATCACCTTCCGCCGATACCCCGCCGACGGCATCAATCCCACCCAGGTCGCCGCGATCCGCCAGCTCAAGGGACGCATGGAGCGCGAGCGGACCCGCCGCGGCGCCGCGACCGAGAATCTCAAGCTCGGGCCGGGTGGGTTGAGCGACATCGAGTGGACCGTGCAGTTGCTGCAGTTGCAGCATGCGGGCCAGATGCCGAAGCTGCGGGTGCCCGGGACCCAGGACGCACTGGAGGTCGCCCGGAAGACGATGCTGATCAGCGACACCGATGCCGAGGCGCTGTCGGTGGCCTGGCAGTTGGCCAGCCAGCTGCGAAACAAGGCCATGCTGGTGCGGGGACGACCCTCTGATCTGTTGCCCTCCGATCCGCGGGAGACAGCCTCGGTGGCGACCCTGCTCGGCTACGAGCACGCCCAGGCGTCACAGCTCATGGATGCCTGGGCGAAGGCTGCCAGGCACGCATCTCAGGTAGTGGGGCGCCTTTTCTGGGGCCTGAATCGATGA
- a CDS encoding sterol carrier family protein: MEDLVERAHRSMARIYAALLSQLDALVAPPGQLSRYGLGRLMHLVNDTLVTLDSPAVSTPMSLSDHLLERSRAADDVAEKVSGIMGDETAATLARQLEPLTCELSDALSRLPLPDTVASRFGTVRLTDYLRANVIMVVDLALEELATAERAAMTESVRALTQVLTERYPGRTIEVRIPPYAAVQVGALSAGPSHTRGTPPNVVEFAPETFWELATGRQSWQRAAASGTLTFSGVHAGETARMFPIVKIR, encoded by the coding sequence GTGGAGGACTTGGTAGAGCGTGCTCATCGCTCGATGGCTCGGATCTACGCTGCCCTCCTGTCGCAATTGGACGCACTGGTCGCCCCGCCCGGCCAGCTCTCGCGATATGGCCTCGGGCGCCTGATGCACCTGGTGAACGACACCTTGGTGACCTTGGATTCGCCGGCTGTCAGCACGCCGATGTCGTTGAGCGATCACCTGCTGGAGCGATCGCGTGCTGCCGACGATGTCGCCGAGAAGGTGAGCGGCATCATGGGCGATGAGACCGCTGCCACACTGGCACGCCAACTGGAACCGCTGACCTGCGAACTGTCCGACGCATTGAGCCGCCTGCCGCTGCCGGACACCGTGGCTAGCCGCTTCGGCACGGTTCGACTGACCGACTATCTGCGCGCGAATGTCATCATGGTGGTCGACCTGGCGCTGGAGGAACTCGCCACAGCCGAACGGGCCGCGATGACCGAATCGGTGCGAGCACTCACCCAGGTGCTGACCGAGCGCTATCCGGGACGCACTATCGAGGTCCGCATTCCGCCCTACGCGGCGGTCCAGGTGGGAGCGCTGAGCGCGGGGCCATCACACACTCGCGGCACACCACCGAATGTGGTGGAGTTCGCGCCCGAGACCTTCTGGGAACTGGCGACCGGACGACAGAGCTGGCAACGCGCCGCGGCCAGTGGCACCCTGACCTTCTCCGGCGTGCACGCCGGAGAGACGGCCAGGATGTTCCCGATCGTCAAGATCCGCTGA
- a CDS encoding glutamine synthetase family protein translates to MDRQTEFVLRAVEERNVKFIRLWFTDVLGYLKSVAIAPAELEGALVEGIGFDGSAIEGYARIYEADMIAHPDPGTFQLLPWRTQAGTARMFCDISMPDGSPAMADPRHVLKRALKRAADMGFTFYTHPEIEFFLLRTPLQPGVEPIALDTGGYFDHNTMDEGTDFRRDAINILEQMGISVEFSHHEAAPGQHEIDLRYADALAMADNIMTFKVVLKEVAIAQGIRASFMPKPFTDHAGSGMHTHMSLFEGDQNAFYDATDELRMSKIGKHFIAGLLAHAAEITAVTNQWVNSYKRLAWGGEAPSYVCWGRNNRSALVRVPLFKPDKASSARVEYRAMDSACNPYLAYALLLNAGLDGIEKELPLPREAEDDVWSLSEREHAALGIASLPRNLEGAVELMESSELVAETLGEHVFDFFLRNKRAEFDSYRREVTPWELRTLLPKL, encoded by the coding sequence ATGGATCGTCAGACCGAGTTCGTTCTGCGCGCTGTCGAGGAGCGCAACGTCAAGTTCATCCGCCTCTGGTTCACCGACGTGCTCGGTTACCTCAAGTCAGTCGCCATCGCCCCTGCCGAACTCGAAGGCGCCTTGGTGGAAGGCATCGGCTTCGACGGCTCGGCGATCGAGGGCTATGCCCGCATCTACGAAGCGGACATGATCGCCCATCCCGACCCGGGAACCTTCCAGTTGCTGCCGTGGCGCACCCAGGCGGGTACTGCCCGGATGTTCTGCGACATCTCGATGCCCGACGGATCCCCGGCGATGGCCGATCCTCGGCACGTCCTCAAGCGCGCGCTCAAGCGCGCCGCCGACATGGGCTTCACGTTCTACACCCACCCCGAGATTGAGTTCTTCCTGCTCCGCACCCCGCTGCAGCCCGGTGTCGAGCCGATCGCTTTGGACACCGGCGGCTACTTCGACCACAACACCATGGACGAGGGCACCGACTTCCGTCGCGATGCCATCAACATCCTCGAGCAGATGGGTATCTCGGTCGAGTTCAGCCATCACGAGGCGGCCCCCGGTCAGCACGAAATCGATCTGCGGTACGCGGACGCGCTGGCGATGGCCGACAACATCATGACCTTCAAGGTGGTGCTGAAAGAGGTCGCCATCGCCCAGGGCATCCGGGCGTCCTTCATGCCGAAGCCGTTCACCGACCATGCGGGTTCGGGCATGCACACCCATATGAGCCTGTTCGAAGGCGACCAGAACGCCTTCTACGACGCCACCGACGAACTCCGGATGAGCAAGATCGGCAAGCACTTCATCGCCGGACTGCTGGCGCACGCGGCCGAGATCACCGCGGTGACCAATCAGTGGGTGAACTCCTACAAGCGGCTCGCCTGGGGCGGTGAGGCTCCCAGCTATGTGTGCTGGGGACGCAACAACCGGTCGGCGCTGGTCCGGGTCCCGCTGTTCAAGCCCGACAAGGCCAGCTCCGCCCGTGTCGAGTACCGGGCCATGGACTCGGCCTGCAATCCCTATCTCGCCTACGCGCTGCTGCTGAACGCCGGTCTGGACGGAATCGAGAAGGAGTTGCCGCTGCCACGCGAGGCCGAGGACGATGTCTGGTCGCTCTCCGAGCGTGAGCACGCTGCGCTGGGCATCGCCTCTCTGCCACGCAATCTGGAGGGTGCTGTCGAGCTCATGGAGTCCAGCGAACTGGTCGCCGAGACCCTCGGCGAACACGTCTTCGACTTCTTCTTGCGCAACAAGCGGGCCGAATTCGACTCCTACCGCCGCGAGGTCACTCCCTGGGAACTGAGGACGCTGCTGCCGAAGCTGTGA
- a CDS encoding DUF2510 domain-containing protein: MSMPGWYPDPAGGQGRFRYWNGSAWSNETTANPSDPAPSTGGGGGRSSGRDRTFLIIGAIAVVTVLIIAWFVFGNRTGGFGGNVPEDTNSSTPTVSGWDETSSPTPPPTTAASTIDCPITANKDQTRQSNDGRLRGGGISVQRIAGWDDYSMYLQWVSDLHTQEDFVRTGWMSNVAVGQLNYEDGFDSPQISARQSMECYASSGYYLNFTERIDLVDEATTISGHSAWHMRSEVRIASPDMPEIEGDVVDIYVVDIGQANRMGIFFSSVTIGDDARQRLVDDCIASLRVD; the protein is encoded by the coding sequence ATGTCTATGCCTGGTTGGTACCCCGATCCCGCTGGCGGTCAGGGCCGCTTCCGCTACTGGAACGGCTCGGCTTGGTCCAACGAGACGACGGCCAATCCTTCCGACCCGGCTCCGAGCACCGGCGGGGGCGGCGGACGCTCCTCGGGTCGTGACCGGACATTCCTGATCATCGGCGCAATCGCGGTGGTCACGGTGCTGATCATCGCCTGGTTCGTCTTCGGCAACCGGACCGGCGGATTCGGGGGCAACGTGCCGGAGGACACCAACTCGTCCACCCCGACGGTCAGTGGCTGGGATGAGACCTCATCGCCGACACCGCCGCCAACCACGGCCGCGAGCACCATCGACTGCCCGATCACGGCGAACAAGGACCAGACCAGGCAGAGCAATGACGGCCGGCTGCGCGGGGGCGGCATCTCGGTGCAACGAATCGCCGGGTGGGACGACTACTCCATGTATCTGCAGTGGGTCTCCGATCTGCATACCCAGGAAGATTTCGTGCGCACCGGCTGGATGAGCAATGTCGCAGTCGGTCAATTGAATTACGAGGATGGCTTCGACAGCCCTCAGATCTCTGCCCGGCAATCGATGGAATGCTACGCATCGTCGGGCTACTACCTGAACTTCACCGAACGAATCGACCTAGTCGACGAAGCGACGACCATCAGCGGACACTCCGCCTGGCATATGCGCTCCGAGGTACGTATCGCATCACCGGATATGCCCGAGATCGAGGGCGATGTGGTCGACATCTATGTCGTGGACATCGGCCAGGCCAACCGGATGGGCATTTTCTTCTCCTCGGTGACCATCGGTGACGATGCCCGCCAGCGACTCGTGGACGACTGCATCGCCTCGCTCAGGGTCGACTGA
- the map gene encoding type I methionyl aminopeptidase: MRHVPASVPKPPYAGVMAAEQYHGSHVQTPEVIEAMRLAGRIAADSILVAAAEIRPGVTTDHLDAVAHEYLCDHGAYPASLNYRGYPKSICTSVNEVICHGIPDGRPLEEGDLVKIDSTSYINGVHGDNCATFFVGEVSDEARLLTERTREAMYRGIKAVKPGRPLSVIGRVIQAYAKRFGYGVVREYTGHGVHTAFHSGLIVLHYDEPMLNTIMEPGMTFTIEPMLTLGSARTKQWDDGWTVVTQDGSWCAQFEQTLVVTDTGTEILTVPSSGELILGGKVPQSVTN, from the coding sequence ATGCGTCACGTTCCTGCCAGCGTGCCGAAACCCCCGTATGCCGGGGTGATGGCGGCTGAGCAGTACCACGGTTCTCACGTGCAGACCCCGGAGGTCATCGAAGCGATGCGGCTCGCCGGCCGGATCGCCGCCGATTCGATCCTGGTCGCCGCCGCGGAGATCCGTCCCGGGGTGACCACTGATCATCTGGATGCGGTCGCCCATGAGTACCTGTGCGACCACGGCGCCTACCCGGCGTCCCTGAACTACCGCGGATATCCGAAGAGCATCTGCACTTCGGTCAACGAGGTCATCTGCCACGGCATCCCGGACGGCCGGCCGCTCGAGGAGGGCGATCTGGTCAAGATCGACTCGACCTCTTATATCAATGGCGTGCACGGCGACAACTGCGCAACATTCTTCGTGGGCGAGGTCTCCGACGAGGCCCGGCTGCTCACCGAACGCACCCGGGAGGCGATGTACCGGGGCATCAAGGCGGTCAAGCCCGGGCGTCCGCTGTCGGTGATCGGCCGAGTCATTCAGGCCTACGCCAAGCGTTTCGGGTACGGAGTGGTGCGCGAGTACACCGGTCATGGTGTGCACACCGCATTTCATTCGGGGCTGATCGTGCTGCACTACGACGAGCCGATGCTGAACACGATCATGGAGCCCGGGATGACCTTCACGATCGAGCCGATGCTAACACTGGGCAGCGCCCGCACCAAGCAGTGGGACGACGGCTGGACCGTGGTGACTCAGGACGGCTCCTGGTGCGCACAGTTCGAGCAGACCCTGGTGGTCACCGACACCGGCACGGAGATCCTCACCGTGCCGAGCAGCGGCGAGCTGATCCTCGGCGGCAAGGTTCCGCAGAGCGTCACCAACTGA
- a CDS encoding TIGR01906 family membrane protein → MKRAASVLASVAVAGAILGNSVTAVLAATFTYPWFSAGLVNNYDLTAAQMQANYDRVVHYSLFPWVSELRLDTLPMSDSGRQHFADAKDLFQVFVQAGLICLVIALVLGIWLWRRHRSSGFLIAGGIITLASPLLIAIPLMINFDRSFVVFHELFFDNDLWIFDPRTDPIINYLPESLFMRNAFAILVLMIVLSVAVIIWGRWAGRRAARARLSAE, encoded by the coding sequence ATGAAACGAGCAGCCAGCGTGCTGGCATCGGTGGCCGTTGCGGGAGCCATCTTGGGCAATTCGGTGACCGCAGTCCTCGCCGCGACGTTTACCTATCCCTGGTTCTCGGCGGGCCTGGTCAACAACTACGACCTCACTGCGGCCCAGATGCAGGCCAACTACGACCGGGTGGTGCACTACAGCCTCTTCCCCTGGGTGAGCGAACTCCGGCTCGACACCTTGCCGATGTCCGATTCCGGACGCCAGCACTTCGCCGATGCCAAAGACCTCTTCCAGGTCTTCGTGCAGGCGGGGCTGATCTGCCTTGTCATCGCGCTGGTCCTGGGCATCTGGCTGTGGCGCAGGCATCGTTCGTCCGGGTTCTTGATCGCCGGCGGCATCATCACGCTGGCCTCGCCGCTGCTGATAGCGATTCCTCTGATGATCAATTTCGACCGGTCGTTCGTGGTCTTTCACGAACTGTTCTTCGACAACGATCTGTGGATTTTCGACCCGCGCACCGACCCCATCATCAATTACCTGCCGGAATCACTGTTCATGCGCAACGCGTTCGCGATTCTGGTGCTCATGATCGTGCTCAGCGTCGCCGTGATCATCTGGGGACGATGGGCCGGCCGCCGCGCGGCGCGGGCCCGGCTCAGTGCTGAATGA
- a CDS encoding YbaK/EbsC family protein, protein MHNPVFGQLDPLPAIEHPELLAPATFRAVQQYLPEALVAPIDPAVSDTEAMCARYDVPLGISANVVLITGKRSGEVRKVACQVLATHRVDVNHFVKQALDVRKCSFAPMDEAVEASAMAYGGITPVGLPEDWPVWVDGAVADCEWICLGAGVREAKLFMPGADLLTLPTAVRQDGLAHPVPTA, encoded by the coding sequence ATGCACAACCCTGTTTTCGGTCAACTCGATCCCTTGCCCGCCATTGAGCACCCGGAACTGCTGGCGCCTGCCACGTTTCGCGCGGTGCAGCAGTACCTGCCCGAGGCGCTGGTGGCTCCGATTGATCCGGCCGTCAGCGACACCGAGGCGATGTGCGCCCGCTATGACGTGCCGTTGGGGATTTCGGCCAATGTCGTGTTGATCACGGGCAAGCGCTCCGGTGAGGTGCGTAAGGTGGCCTGCCAGGTGCTGGCGACCCACCGGGTGGACGTCAACCATTTCGTCAAGCAGGCCCTCGATGTGCGCAAGTGCTCGTTCGCTCCGATGGACGAGGCCGTCGAGGCGTCCGCCATGGCCTACGGCGGCATCACCCCGGTCGGGCTGCCGGAGGATTGGCCGGTCTGGGTCGATGGCGCGGTCGCCGACTGCGAGTGGATCTGCCTGGGCGCGGGGGTGCGCGAGGCCAAGCTGTTCATGCCCGGCGCGGACCTGCTGACGTTGCCCACCGCGGTGCGTCAAGATGGTCTGGCGCACCCGGTGCCGACCGCCTGA
- a CDS encoding galactokinase, whose amino-acid sequence MKLDDLKTRLSGGELDTEIRRIYAADSVEIASTRERLAALIERFAADFGEADAGLFSAPGRTEMGGNHTDHQRGHVLAGSVNLDMVACAAPNGSTTIRIISDGYPALELDTAALEPDPAEVGTSAALVRGVCRAVTDRGYAVGGIDACITSQVPGGSGLSSSAAYEVLVGVIVNHLFCNDELSPVELAQIGQYAENTFFGKPSGLMDQMASSLGGVVHIDFADPANPLVEPIAFDMAASGHVLCIVDSGADHADLTSEYAAITDEMRAVSQHFGKQYLSEVREADFWAELQAVRAATGDRAVLRAAHFFGDNARVPKQAAALVEGRFPDFLELVRASGVSSAMQLQNLFSTADPHQQAVGVTLALADHLLAGRGAVRVHGGGFAGTIQAYVPVDRAEDFRAGMDAVLGAGSCAILHIRPAGGVVIAD is encoded by the coding sequence GTGAAGCTCGACGATTTGAAGACTCGGCTCTCCGGAGGAGAACTCGACACCGAGATCCGGCGGATCTATGCGGCCGACAGCGTGGAGATCGCATCGACGCGCGAGCGGTTGGCGGCGCTGATCGAGCGTTTCGCGGCCGATTTCGGCGAGGCGGACGCCGGGCTCTTCTCGGCCCCGGGACGCACCGAGATGGGCGGCAATCACACCGACCATCAGCGCGGCCATGTGCTGGCCGGATCGGTGAATCTCGACATGGTCGCCTGCGCGGCGCCGAACGGGTCCACCACCATCAGGATCATCTCGGACGGCTACCCCGCACTTGAGCTGGATACGGCAGCCCTGGAGCCGGATCCCGCTGAGGTGGGCACGTCCGCGGCGCTGGTACGCGGGGTGTGCCGGGCCGTGACCGACCGCGGATATGCGGTAGGAGGGATCGATGCCTGCATCACCTCACAGGTGCCCGGCGGGTCGGGGCTGTCGTCCTCGGCAGCCTACGAGGTCCTTGTCGGCGTGATCGTCAACCACCTGTTCTGCAACGACGAACTCTCCCCCGTCGAGCTCGCCCAGATCGGGCAGTACGCGGAGAACACCTTCTTCGGCAAGCCATCCGGCCTGATGGATCAGATGGCCAGCTCACTCGGCGGGGTTGTGCATATCGACTTCGCCGACCCCGCGAATCCGCTCGTCGAGCCGATCGCGTTCGACATGGCCGCCTCCGGGCATGTGCTGTGCATCGTGGACTCCGGGGCCGACCATGCCGACCTGACCAGCGAATACGCTGCGATCACCGACGAGATGCGCGCGGTGTCCCAGCACTTCGGTAAGCAGTATCTGAGCGAGGTTCGCGAAGCCGACTTCTGGGCCGAGCTGCAGGCGGTGCGGGCGGCGACCGGTGACCGTGCGGTGCTGCGGGCCGCCCACTTCTTCGGCGACAATGCTCGCGTGCCCAAGCAGGCGGCAGCGCTAGTCGAGGGACGCTTCCCCGACTTCCTGGAGCTGGTCCGGGCCTCGGGTGTCTCGTCCGCGATGCAGCTGCAGAATCTGTTCAGCACCGCTGACCCGCATCAGCAGGCCGTCGGCGTGACGCTGGCGCTGGCCGACCACCTGCTGGCTGGACGCGGCGCGGTCCGCGTGCACGGCGGAGGGTTCGCCGGCACGATCCAGGCCTACGTGCCAGTTGATCGAGCCGAGGACTTCCGTGCCGGTATGGACGCCGTGCTCGGTGCGGGCAGCTGCGCGATCCTGCACATCCGCCCCGCCGGTGGCGTCGTCATCGCTGACTGA